The Corallococcus soli genome includes a window with the following:
- a CDS encoding SPFH domain-containing protein: protein MGIFDSIKGEAKRNFIARSDEAKGEIVYKYPEKNVRMMTQLTVDADEVALFVKDGKVEGKLGPGRHQLDTSNIPFLGKLIEGFTGGNMFMAEIFFVSTREHTGVKFGGPIGDVRDPETGLGIGTMVYGDFSIRVTEPEKLVVGLVGMGRASNEEFLGWFKGQVLKVTRDRTAEMLVKKKWPLLDVTSGAYLEEMEVEILAGLKPHVDSYGLTIVRMGNFHVSIKPEDEATLKKLSKDVAYSRLAGGFQQYAQGQAMLGASEGMAKGGGGSDGALQGMGMGMGFGMAQAFSNQQQQRPPQPAETAAPAGDTRSPAQRLKEIKELKDAGVLSDEEYTAKRAELMKLL from the coding sequence ATGGGGATCTTCGACAGCATCAAGGGCGAGGCGAAGCGGAACTTCATCGCCCGGTCGGACGAAGCGAAGGGCGAGATCGTCTACAAGTATCCGGAGAAGAACGTCCGGATGATGACGCAGCTCACCGTCGACGCCGACGAGGTGGCGCTGTTCGTCAAGGACGGCAAGGTGGAGGGCAAGCTGGGGCCCGGCCGTCACCAGTTGGACACCAGCAACATCCCGTTCCTGGGGAAGCTGATTGAGGGCTTCACCGGCGGCAACATGTTCATGGCGGAGATCTTCTTCGTCTCCACGCGTGAACACACGGGCGTGAAGTTCGGCGGCCCCATCGGTGACGTGCGCGACCCGGAGACGGGCCTGGGCATCGGCACCATGGTGTACGGCGACTTCTCCATCCGCGTGACGGAGCCGGAGAAGCTGGTGGTGGGCCTGGTCGGCATGGGCCGCGCGAGCAACGAGGAGTTCCTGGGCTGGTTCAAGGGCCAGGTCCTCAAGGTGACGCGCGACCGCACCGCCGAAATGCTGGTGAAGAAGAAGTGGCCGCTGCTGGACGTGACGAGCGGCGCCTACCTGGAAGAGATGGAGGTGGAGATCCTCGCCGGCCTGAAGCCGCACGTGGACAGCTACGGCCTCACCATCGTCCGGATGGGCAACTTCCACGTCAGCATCAAGCCCGAGGACGAGGCGACGCTGAAGAAGCTGTCCAAGGACGTGGCGTACTCGCGGCTGGCGGGCGGTTTCCAGCAATACGCGCAGGGCCAGGCGATGCTCGGCGCGTCCGAGGGCATGGCCAAGGGCGGCGGTGGATCCGACGGCGCGCTGCAGGGCATGGGGATGGGCATGGGCTTCGGCATGGCCCAGGCGTTCTCCAACCAGCAGCAGCAGCGGCCCCCGCAGCCGGCGGAGACGGCGGCGCCCGCGGGCGACACGCGCAGCCCCGCGCAGCGGCTCAAGGAGATCAAGGAGCTGAAGGACGCGGGCGTGCTCTCCGATGAGGAGTACACCGCCAAGCGCGCGGAGCTGATGAAGCTCCTGTAG
- a CDS encoding ABC transporter ATP-binding protein, with product MTRSLPVLPVEAPAEGGIRVRGLAKRFGERLAVEGLTFDVRPGEVFGLLGPNGAGKTTTVRMLTGLLRPSEGQAEVWGHSVARDGEALRKVVGLLTEQPGLYDRLTARENLRFFMKLHEVDEATAWPRALHYLERFGLGGRENEPCGGFSKGMRQKLAIVRTLVHDPRVIFLDEPTSGLDPESARTVRDAVAELASEGRTIVLCSHNLAEVERLCERVAVVRRRLLALGPVRELRRAGQALDVRVEGDAEAFLPALSRLPFAPNVLLEGGRLRVMVADESQAPDVVACLVGAGARVHSVVPSQRPLEEVYLDLLKDEAV from the coding sequence GTGACGCGCTCCCTTCCCGTCCTACCCGTGGAGGCCCCCGCGGAGGGCGGCATCCGCGTGCGGGGGCTCGCCAAGCGCTTCGGCGAGCGGCTCGCGGTGGAGGGCCTCACCTTCGACGTGCGGCCCGGGGAGGTGTTCGGCCTGCTGGGGCCCAACGGCGCCGGCAAGACGACGACGGTGCGCATGCTGACGGGCCTGCTGCGCCCCTCCGAAGGTCAGGCAGAGGTGTGGGGCCACTCCGTCGCGCGGGACGGTGAGGCGCTGCGCAAGGTGGTGGGTCTGCTCACCGAACAGCCCGGCCTGTACGACAGGCTCACCGCGCGTGAGAACCTGCGCTTCTTCATGAAGCTGCACGAAGTGGATGAGGCCACCGCGTGGCCCCGGGCCCTGCACTACCTGGAGCGCTTCGGGCTGGGCGGCCGGGAGAACGAGCCGTGCGGCGGCTTCAGCAAGGGCATGCGCCAGAAGCTGGCCATCGTGCGCACGCTGGTGCACGACCCGCGCGTCATCTTCCTGGACGAACCGACGAGCGGCCTGGATCCGGAGTCCGCGCGCACCGTGCGCGACGCGGTGGCGGAGCTGGCGTCGGAGGGGCGCACCATCGTCCTGTGCTCGCACAACCTGGCGGAGGTGGAGCGGCTGTGCGAGCGCGTGGCCGTGGTGCGCAGGCGCCTGCTGGCGCTGGGGCCGGTGCGGGAGCTGCGCCGCGCGGGACAGGCGCTGGACGTGCGCGTGGAGGGGGACGCGGAGGCCTTCCTGCCCGCGCTGTCCCGGCTGCCCTTCGCGCCCAACGTGCTGCTGGAGGGCGGGCGCCTGCGGGTGATGGTGGCGGACGAGTCCCAGGCGCCGGACGTGGTGGCGTGCCTGGTGGGCGCGGGCGCGCGCGTGCACAGCGTGGTGCCGTCGCAGCGGCCGCTGGAAGAGGTGTACCTGGACCTGCTCAAGGACGAGGCGGTGTGA
- a CDS encoding FHA domain-containing protein → MVSVNQLRPFAEASLESFRAASGSVALIQQPVEAVFRDPTPHFIGARTVGMAHRSRMAERLLAMLRDFDNLEVHFLQPNQDGEEFTVGRADADLVVPELSVSQHHATLRWNAASGDFSVRDAQSMNGTFINGAPLGFKAQVMLHDGATLAFGDVQFLYLRAETLHEHLRLAAPGRPSP, encoded by the coding sequence ATGGTGTCCGTGAATCAGCTTCGTCCCTTCGCGGAGGCTTCGCTGGAGTCCTTCCGGGCCGCCTCCGGTTCCGTGGCCCTCATCCAGCAGCCCGTGGAGGCCGTCTTCCGCGACCCGACGCCCCACTTCATCGGCGCGCGCACGGTGGGCATGGCGCACCGCTCCCGCATGGCGGAGCGGCTGCTCGCGATGCTTCGCGACTTCGACAACCTGGAGGTGCACTTCCTCCAGCCGAACCAGGACGGCGAGGAGTTCACCGTGGGCCGCGCCGACGCGGACCTCGTCGTGCCGGAGCTCTCCGTGTCCCAGCACCACGCCACCCTGCGCTGGAACGCGGCCTCCGGGGACTTCTCCGTGCGCGACGCCCAGTCCATGAACGGCACCTTCATCAACGGCGCCCCCCTGGGCTTCAAGGCCCAGGTGATGCTCCACGACGGCGCCACGCTGGCCTTCGGCGACGTGCAGTTCCTCTACCTGCGCGCGGAGACGCTGCACGAGCACCTGCGCCTCGCCGCGCCCGGCAGGCCCTCCCCCTGA
- a CDS encoding ABC transporter permease subunit gives MAFRPRRAMAVFWKDSLDLRKNLGLLLSMAVLPLVVVTVPIGVVWTYVSQPDHSDLRTVALFYDPTLPLGASAARFLIDKSLTDWFGMFLVMPVFIPILIASQSVAGEKERRTLEPLLASPVSAAELVAGKSLAALVPAVLMTWFAFAVFCVGVDIVAWPLVQGPLMPNALWGFGVFVFAPLFAFFGNGVAVLISARVSEARMAQQLSALVVLPLVGLVGGQVAGVLKADLKYYAIQAGVVLVLDLVLLVASIRVLDRERLVSRWG, from the coding sequence ATGGCGTTCCGGCCGCGACGGGCGATGGCGGTGTTCTGGAAGGACTCGCTGGACCTGCGCAAGAACCTGGGCCTGCTCTTGTCCATGGCGGTGCTGCCGCTGGTGGTGGTGACGGTGCCCATTGGCGTGGTGTGGACGTACGTGTCGCAGCCGGACCACTCCGACCTGCGCACCGTGGCGCTCTTCTACGACCCCACGCTGCCCCTGGGCGCGAGCGCGGCGCGCTTCCTCATCGACAAGTCGCTCACCGACTGGTTCGGCATGTTCCTGGTGATGCCCGTCTTCATCCCCATCCTCATCGCGTCCCAGAGCGTCGCGGGGGAGAAGGAGCGCCGCACGCTGGAGCCGCTGCTGGCCTCCCCGGTGTCGGCCGCGGAGCTGGTGGCGGGCAAGAGCCTGGCGGCGCTGGTGCCCGCGGTCCTGATGACGTGGTTCGCCTTCGCCGTGTTCTGCGTGGGCGTGGACATCGTCGCGTGGCCGCTGGTGCAGGGGCCCCTGATGCCCAACGCGCTGTGGGGCTTCGGCGTGTTCGTGTTCGCGCCGCTGTTCGCCTTCTTCGGCAACGGGGTAGCGGTGCTCATCTCCGCCCGGGTGTCCGAGGCGCGCATGGCCCAGCAGCTCTCCGCGCTGGTGGTGCTGCCCCTGGTGGGGCTGGTGGGCGGGCAGGTGGCGGGCGTGCTCAAGGCGGACCTGAAGTACTACGCCATCCAGGCGGGGGTGGTGCTGGTGTTGGACCTCGTCCTGCTGGTGGCCAGCATTCGTGTCCTGGACCGGGAACGTCTGGTCAGCCGCTGGGGTTGA
- a CDS encoding ArnT family glycosyltransferase, whose protein sequence is MASDGEQTPQREETFTQAILGEDTLTTAWAKKWLALSLSARVVLATAGFAALLFVPYLGAVGLWDPWETHYGEVGREMIQRSDYVYPFWENAWFFSKPPLTMWMQALGMNIVGALKGDGAMGLYTEWGMRMPFALLSIAAVSLLSLAVARVVNTRAGLATGFVLATMPLYFLLTRQTVTDTPFVTTFVCAMACALIGQLDDTTKHRAGWWYGFYVFAGLASLAKGLLGVGLPAVILILYAVAAVIPWDRESLESHLRWLTSGDVRAQVRAGTRPMPVLWAQMYRMKLGTGILVFFAVAAPWYLTLCLFDKVDDEGKLFWYRFFVHDHLNRLTAGVHTTTPGGSFTYFIEQGGFAIFPWVALLPGAFAVVSRLKLRSRDKADHLALIAVIWVAFAFYLLASSATKFHHYVFPVLPGLAILIALFVDRLWRDGVSGHAVSLIFGLVLFILVGKDLAENPKDFTDLFVYNYDRPYPQDLVTKPIAFFSSRPLWMGDLVTLVLLAFGVYLSFEAFSSKDKAERPGAGRAVALGLLLTGAATLAAVATQGQVSALGLWGLALVALSAFVFWQASRPEETPGRTMLQAVGFVLALLGVVLAVRGLRGPAASDSLFKALSATINVKGALGFAFGVAGVLAVVAALQRSRVMLFGTFWALAAVFALWFNWNHWVDLSHHWTQRDLFWRYYAQRQAGEPIAAYMMNWRGETFYSRNTVEQFRSGDANTRMRQYAARPGREWALVEHSRVSLLRNAVGTDKTVTLIDRDINNKFVLVTIE, encoded by the coding sequence GTGGCAAGCGACGGCGAACAGACCCCGCAGCGGGAAGAGACCTTCACCCAGGCCATCCTCGGTGAGGACACCCTGACGACGGCATGGGCGAAGAAGTGGTTGGCCCTGTCCCTCAGTGCGCGCGTGGTCCTGGCGACCGCGGGCTTCGCGGCGCTGCTCTTCGTGCCGTACCTGGGCGCGGTCGGCCTGTGGGACCCCTGGGAGACGCACTACGGCGAAGTGGGCCGGGAGATGATCCAGCGCAGCGACTACGTCTATCCCTTCTGGGAGAACGCGTGGTTCTTCTCCAAGCCGCCCCTCACCATGTGGATGCAGGCGCTGGGGATGAACATCGTCGGCGCCCTTAAGGGGGACGGCGCCATGGGCCTCTACACGGAGTGGGGCATGCGCATGCCCTTCGCGCTCCTGAGCATCGCGGCCGTGTCGCTCCTGTCCCTGGCCGTGGCGCGGGTGGTGAACACGCGCGCGGGCCTGGCCACGGGCTTCGTGCTGGCCACCATGCCGCTGTACTTCCTGCTCACCCGGCAGACCGTCACCGACACGCCCTTCGTCACCACCTTCGTGTGCGCGATGGCGTGCGCGCTCATCGGCCAACTGGACGACACGACGAAGCACCGCGCGGGCTGGTGGTACGGCTTCTATGTCTTCGCGGGGCTGGCCTCGCTGGCCAAGGGCCTGCTGGGCGTGGGCCTGCCCGCGGTCATCCTCATCCTCTACGCGGTGGCCGCCGTCATCCCGTGGGACCGCGAGAGCCTGGAGTCCCACCTGCGCTGGCTCACGAGCGGCGACGTGCGCGCGCAGGTCCGCGCGGGCACCCGACCGATGCCCGTCCTGTGGGCGCAGATGTACCGGATGAAGCTGGGCACGGGCATCCTCGTGTTCTTCGCGGTGGCGGCGCCCTGGTACCTGACGCTGTGCCTGTTCGACAAAGTGGACGATGAGGGCAAGCTGTTCTGGTACCGCTTCTTCGTCCACGACCACCTGAACCGCCTCACCGCGGGCGTGCACACCACCACCCCGGGCGGGTCGTTCACCTACTTCATCGAACAGGGCGGCTTCGCCATCTTCCCGTGGGTGGCGCTGCTGCCCGGCGCGTTCGCGGTCGTGTCGCGGCTCAAGCTGCGCTCGCGCGACAAGGCGGACCACCTGGCGCTCATCGCCGTCATCTGGGTGGCGTTCGCGTTCTACCTGTTGGCCTCCAGCGCGACGAAGTTCCACCACTACGTGTTCCCGGTGCTGCCGGGCCTGGCCATCCTCATCGCGCTGTTCGTGGATCGGCTGTGGCGGGACGGCGTCTCCGGGCACGCGGTGAGCCTCATCTTCGGCCTGGTGCTGTTCATCCTGGTGGGCAAGGACCTGGCGGAGAACCCCAAGGACTTCACCGACCTGTTCGTCTACAACTACGACCGGCCCTATCCGCAGGACCTGGTCACCAAGCCCATCGCGTTCTTCTCCTCGCGCCCGCTGTGGATGGGCGACCTGGTGACGCTGGTGCTGCTGGCCTTCGGCGTCTACCTCTCCTTCGAGGCGTTCTCCTCCAAGGACAAGGCGGAGCGCCCGGGCGCCGGGCGCGCGGTGGCGCTGGGCCTGCTGCTCACGGGCGCCGCCACGCTGGCCGCGGTGGCCACGCAGGGGCAGGTGTCCGCGCTGGGCCTGTGGGGCCTGGCGCTGGTGGCGCTGTCGGCCTTCGTCTTCTGGCAGGCGTCGCGGCCGGAGGAGACGCCGGGGCGCACGATGCTCCAGGCGGTGGGGTTCGTGCTGGCGCTGCTGGGCGTGGTCCTGGCGGTGCGCGGCCTCCGGGGCCCGGCGGCCTCGGACTCGCTCTTCAAGGCCCTGTCCGCCACCATCAACGTGAAGGGCGCGCTGGGCTTCGCGTTCGGCGTGGCGGGCGTGCTGGCGGTGGTGGCCGCGCTCCAGCGCTCGCGCGTGATGCTGTTCGGCACGTTCTGGGCCCTGGCCGCGGTGTTCGCGCTCTGGTTCAACTGGAACCACTGGGTGGACCTGTCCCACCACTGGACGCAGCGCGACCTGTTCTGGCGCTACTACGCCCAGCGTCAGGCGGGTGAGCCCATCGCCGCGTACATGATGAACTGGCGCGGGGAGACGTTCTACTCGCGCAACACGGTGGAGCAGTTCCGCTCCGGTGACGCCAACACGCGCATGCGCCAGTACGCGGCGCGACCGGGCCGCGAGTGGGCGCTGGTGGAGCACAGCCGCGTGTCCCTGCTGCGCAACGCGGTGGGCACCGACAAGACCGTCACCCTCATCGACCGGGACATCAACAACAAGTTCGTCCTGGTGACCATCGAGTGA
- the epmA gene encoding EF-P lysine aminoacylase EpmA yields the protein MPNVNPWRAARGRQGLYSALRQFFAGQGYLEVETPLLVPTPGMEPYISAFEAPFVPETDLGKARTLYLHTSPEYAMKRLLAQGAGPLFQICKVFRNGEVSQTHNPEFTLLEFYRPHADYHAIMDDLEGALVAAGTAAAAAGEGAPGADPAFFTRTPYERVTVRDAVLRATGVDIRKHADGASLKRAVEAAGVRTGDAESFDDVFFHLFLQKVETGLGHKRPTFLIEYPASMAALSRLKPGDGAVAERVELYAKGLELANGFSELTDAAEQRARLVEEQELRRRLGRPVYPLDERFLEAVGRMPPAAGIAVGLDRILMLLLGVQRIEDVLLFPAHGFV from the coding sequence ATGCCCAACGTAAACCCATGGCGGGCGGCCCGGGGACGCCAGGGCCTGTACTCCGCCCTGCGTCAGTTCTTCGCCGGCCAGGGATACCTGGAAGTCGAAACACCCCTGCTCGTGCCCACGCCCGGCATGGAGCCGTACATCAGCGCCTTCGAGGCCCCCTTCGTCCCCGAAACGGACCTGGGCAAGGCCCGCACCCTGTACCTGCACACCAGCCCCGAATACGCGATGAAGCGCCTGCTCGCGCAAGGGGCCGGGCCGCTGTTCCAGATCTGCAAGGTGTTCCGCAACGGCGAAGTGTCCCAGACGCACAACCCGGAGTTCACGCTGCTGGAGTTCTACCGGCCGCACGCGGACTACCACGCCATCATGGACGACCTGGAGGGCGCGCTGGTGGCGGCGGGGACGGCCGCGGCGGCCGCGGGCGAGGGGGCCCCGGGCGCGGATCCGGCGTTCTTCACCCGCACCCCCTACGAGCGGGTGACGGTGCGGGACGCGGTGCTGCGGGCCACGGGCGTGGACATCCGGAAGCACGCGGACGGCGCGTCGCTCAAGCGGGCGGTGGAGGCCGCGGGCGTGCGCACCGGGGACGCGGAGTCCTTCGACGACGTGTTCTTCCACCTGTTCCTGCAGAAGGTGGAGACGGGGCTGGGGCACAAGCGGCCCACGTTCCTCATCGAGTACCCGGCCTCCATGGCGGCCCTGTCCCGGCTGAAGCCCGGCGACGGCGCGGTGGCGGAGCGGGTGGAGCTGTACGCGAAGGGGCTGGAGCTGGCGAACGGCTTCTCCGAGCTGACGGACGCGGCGGAGCAGCGCGCCCGGCTCGTGGAGGAGCAGGAGCTGCGACGGCGGCTGGGCCGCCCGGTGTATCCTCTGGACGAGCGCTTCCTGGAGGCCGTGGGGCGCATGCCTCCGGCGGCGGGCATCGCCGTCGGGCTCGACCGTATCCTCATGCTGCTGCTCGGGGTCCAGCGCATCGAGGACGTCCTCCTGTTCCCCGCACACGGGTTCGTCTGA
- a CDS encoding lysophospholipid acyltransferase family protein → MRKVLQTVFAGTAAVGLTGVASVTVSVLSGVDTRAADQVLRAWGRSSLAAAGVRHEAYGLEHIPEDGNVVFVCNHQSHFDAMVNFAHIRKHTRYVAKAELFKIPVFGRAMRRAGNIPVQRTGGAGDKARLSEAVTAVRERVSVLFFAEGTRSPDGELKPFKKGAATLAIQAQVPVVPMALSGTRLILPKGGRAVRWGQRVALVVGRPVPTQGLTLDDRDTLTRRLEEAVAGLYAEARERSGDTP, encoded by the coding sequence ATGCGCAAGGTGCTCCAGACGGTGTTCGCCGGCACGGCCGCGGTGGGACTCACGGGCGTGGCGTCGGTGACGGTGTCGGTGCTGTCCGGGGTGGACACCCGGGCTGCGGACCAGGTGCTGCGCGCCTGGGGCCGCTCCTCGCTGGCGGCGGCGGGCGTGCGACACGAGGCGTACGGCCTGGAGCACATCCCGGAGGACGGCAACGTCGTCTTCGTGTGCAACCACCAGTCGCACTTCGACGCGATGGTGAACTTCGCGCACATCCGCAAGCACACGCGCTACGTGGCCAAGGCGGAGCTGTTCAAGATTCCGGTGTTCGGCCGGGCCATGCGGCGGGCGGGCAACATCCCCGTGCAGCGCACCGGCGGCGCGGGCGACAAGGCGCGGCTGTCTGAGGCGGTGACGGCCGTGCGCGAGCGGGTGAGCGTGCTGTTCTTCGCGGAGGGCACGCGCAGCCCGGACGGGGAGCTGAAGCCCTTCAAGAAGGGCGCCGCGACGCTGGCCATCCAGGCGCAGGTCCCCGTCGTCCCGATGGCGCTCTCCGGGACGCGGCTCATCCTCCCCAAGGGAGGCCGAGCCGTCCGATGGGGACAGCGGGTGGCGCTGGTGGTGGGCAGGCCCGTGCCCACGCAGGGACTGACGCTGGATGACCGGGACACCCTCACGCGACGCCTGGAAGAAGCGGTCGCCGGGCTCTATGCCGAAGCGCGAGAGCGCTCGGGAGACACGCCATGA
- a CDS encoding rhomboid family intramembrane serine protease, which yields MRWGAKTGPLVTDVGEGWRLLAANLLHRDGPHLGLNLLVFAVVGSAVERACRWWDYLALLAVAGLATMAGSLWWSPAVSVGASGLVFGCVGALLVLGRRSRAGPAARFRWFSGESAVPTVLVFLWLGWTSAGVDNAGHLGGLLAGLLVGVLLRSRTWAPGAGVPGVARAAGVVALAGVVAAGVVAERSGWRVERDDGFGLAVTLPEGWRREDDGQGRRAFSNGLPGRGRATLAAEAIETGEPGDGSAQARYFRDEVLEPGLAGPEGRTVSVGALEPASLGGRPAQRIRAELDGAGGPTHLVAWFVPRGEWVYRLVFTWPRAYPAYAQVVGRMMADVRFEEPSGLRVARARALLVPGVAGPLRDLGQALRRWGLPADAVEPLVSAVRLAPAHVDTRVELARAYFESGQVEEGCHAAAEARVYGPSDTGAMEAGVRCELARGDTARALLRLEEARRLDPRDARLRAAEGALKAALETPKP from the coding sequence TGGTGTTCGCCGTGGTGGGCTCGGCGGTGGAGCGGGCGTGCCGCTGGTGGGACTACCTGGCGCTGCTCGCGGTGGCGGGCCTGGCGACGATGGCGGGCTCGCTGTGGTGGTCCCCAGCGGTGAGCGTGGGTGCCTCGGGGCTGGTGTTCGGCTGCGTGGGCGCGCTGCTCGTGCTGGGGCGGCGCTCGCGGGCGGGCCCAGCGGCGCGCTTCCGGTGGTTCTCCGGGGAGAGCGCCGTGCCCACGGTGCTCGTCTTCCTGTGGCTCGGGTGGACGAGCGCGGGCGTGGACAACGCGGGGCACCTGGGCGGCCTGCTGGCGGGGCTCCTCGTGGGCGTCCTCCTGCGGTCCCGGACGTGGGCGCCCGGCGCGGGCGTCCCGGGCGTGGCGCGCGCGGCGGGGGTGGTGGCGCTGGCGGGGGTGGTGGCGGCGGGGGTGGTGGCGGAGCGCTCCGGGTGGCGGGTGGAGCGCGATGATGGCTTTGGACTGGCGGTGACGCTCCCGGAGGGCTGGCGGCGGGAGGACGACGGGCAGGGCCGGCGGGCCTTCTCCAACGGGCTGCCGGGGCGGGGGCGGGCCACGCTCGCGGCGGAGGCCATCGAGACGGGCGAGCCCGGGGATGGCTCGGCGCAGGCGCGGTACTTCCGGGACGAAGTGCTGGAGCCGGGCCTCGCGGGGCCGGAGGGGCGCACGGTGTCCGTGGGCGCCCTGGAGCCCGCGTCCCTGGGCGGCCGGCCCGCGCAGCGGATCCGCGCGGAGCTGGACGGCGCCGGAGGGCCCACGCACCTGGTGGCGTGGTTCGTGCCCCGGGGGGAGTGGGTGTACCGGCTCGTCTTCACCTGGCCGAGGGCCTATCCGGCCTACGCGCAGGTGGTGGGGCGGATGATGGCGGACGTGCGCTTCGAGGAGCCCTCGGGGCTGCGGGTCGCCCGGGCCCGGGCGTTGCTGGTGCCGGGCGTCGCGGGGCCGCTGCGCGACCTGGGGCAGGCGCTGCGGCGGTGGGGGCTGCCGGCGGACGCGGTGGAGCCGCTCGTCTCCGCGGTGCGGCTGGCGCCGGCCCACGTCGACACGCGGGTGGAGCTGGCCCGGGCCTACTTCGAGTCCGGTCAGGTGGAGGAGGGCTGCCACGCCGCGGCGGAGGCGCGGGTGTACGGCCCGTCCGACACGGGGGCGATGGAGGCGGGCGTGCGGTGCGAGCTGGCGCGGGGGGACACGGCGCGGGCCCTGCTGCGCCTGGAGGAGGCCCGCCGCCTGGATCCTCGCGATGCCCGACTGCGCGCGGCCGAGGGCGCGTTGAAGGCGGCGCTCGAAACCCCCAAGCCATAG
- a CDS encoding chromosome segregation protein SMC, with protein MSPRIPALFAALCLLGACHKAPPTGPLPPPSEEQQLTGEVNTLTQEAALLLEEQHRLVWAFWTEGTMADIAATYSGKEVLFSMENLRRIDRLRHLTKDPRELRALTALHGHFAGEILARELAEYNDASANLEASLKLSVDGREVRYRDMERLLANEKSAAKRKALYASATPALTRLNQTLYRKAERTEELVKQMGFESYEAFGSELRQADLERLAQLAEEVLQATQEPYRLVMERLSQRELGQPFAQITRADIPRLFRSREVEDAFPKGESLAKAQATVAGMGIDLAALPNVKVDARDLPRKNPRPLALGIRVPSDVRLSFKPGTGVLHQGRVLHEVGHLLHVAFTQEPRFELARLGNPTVGLAYSALFEDLLEDPVWLEEHAAGVLGDNDKRAPFLAASSAHKLYLIRHAAGRLLYQMELHRRVEVDPRELYRALMARAGAMPMTEDDVERYLVEQEDFYQSADNFRAWFLAGQFQGQLKARFGPAWWHAPEAGAFLKELWARGTAPSAREITEAIGENGLAPDVLLLRLSTTLQVPMKLDLRRLDDTPSPPSPAAPAPPAAKPSATPNAKPSSTSASVPSAA; from the coding sequence ATGTCCCCAAGGATTCCCGCCCTCTTCGCCGCCCTGTGTCTGCTGGGCGCCTGTCACAAGGCGCCACCCACGGGGCCGCTCCCCCCTCCCAGCGAGGAGCAGCAACTGACCGGGGAGGTGAACACCCTGACCCAGGAGGCGGCCCTGCTCCTGGAGGAACAGCACCGGCTGGTGTGGGCCTTCTGGACCGAGGGCACGATGGCGGACATCGCCGCGACGTACTCGGGCAAGGAGGTCCTCTTCAGCATGGAGAACCTGCGCCGCATCGACCGGCTCCGGCACCTGACGAAGGACCCGCGCGAGCTGCGCGCCCTCACCGCGCTGCACGGCCACTTCGCGGGCGAAATCCTGGCGCGCGAGCTGGCCGAGTACAACGACGCGTCCGCCAACCTGGAGGCGTCGCTCAAGCTGAGCGTGGACGGGCGCGAGGTGCGCTACCGCGACATGGAGCGGCTGCTCGCCAACGAGAAGAGCGCCGCGAAGCGCAAGGCGCTCTACGCGTCCGCCACGCCCGCGCTCACGCGCCTCAACCAGACGCTGTACCGCAAGGCGGAGCGCACGGAGGAGCTGGTGAAGCAGATGGGCTTCGAGTCCTACGAGGCCTTCGGCAGCGAGCTGCGGCAGGCGGACCTGGAGCGGCTGGCCCAGTTGGCGGAGGAGGTGCTCCAGGCCACCCAGGAACCGTACCGGCTGGTGATGGAGCGGCTGAGCCAGCGCGAGCTGGGGCAGCCCTTCGCGCAGATCACCCGCGCGGACATCCCGCGCCTGTTCCGCTCGCGCGAGGTGGAGGACGCGTTCCCCAAGGGCGAGTCGCTCGCGAAGGCCCAGGCCACGGTGGCGGGGATGGGCATCGACCTGGCGGCGCTGCCCAACGTGAAGGTGGACGCGCGCGACCTGCCCCGCAAGAACCCGCGCCCCCTGGCGCTGGGGATCCGCGTGCCGTCCGACGTGCGGCTGTCGTTCAAGCCCGGCACGGGCGTGCTGCACCAGGGCCGGGTGCTGCACGAGGTGGGGCACCTGCTGCACGTGGCCTTCACGCAGGAGCCCCGCTTCGAGCTGGCGCGCCTGGGCAACCCCACGGTGGGCCTGGCGTACTCGGCGCTCTTCGAGGACCTGCTGGAGGACCCCGTGTGGCTGGAGGAGCACGCCGCGGGCGTGCTGGGCGACAACGACAAGCGCGCCCCGTTCCTGGCGGCCTCCAGCGCGCACAAGCTGTACCTCATCCGCCACGCGGCGGGCCGGCTGCTCTACCAGATGGAACTGCACCGGCGCGTGGAGGTGGATCCGCGCGAGCTGTACCGCGCGCTGATGGCCCGCGCGGGCGCCATGCCCATGACGGAGGACGACGTGGAGCGCTACCTCGTGGAGCAGGAGGACTTCTACCAGTCCGCCGACAACTTCCGGGCCTGGTTCCTGGCGGGCCAGTTCCAGGGGCAGTTGAAGGCGCGCTTCGGCCCGGCGTGGTGGCACGCGCCGGAGGCGGGCGCCTTCCTGAAGGAGCTCTGGGCGAGGGGCACCGCGCCGTCCGCGCGCGAAATCACCGAGGCCATCGGGGAGAACGGGCTCGCGCCGGACGTGCTGCTGCTGCGGCTGAGCACCACGCTCCAGGTGCCCATGAAGCTGGACCTGCGCAGGCTGGACGACACGCCTTCGCCCCCGTCGCCAGCCGCGCCCGCGCCGCCCGCCGCGAAGCCTTCCGCGACGCCCAACGCGAAGCCGTCATCGACGTCCGCGTCGGTGCCGTCCGCCGCGTAG